One genomic region from Kineobactrum salinum encodes:
- a CDS encoding urate hydroxylase PuuD produces MIIEFIFRWAHVLFGVTWIGMLYYFNFVQTEYFKEAEAPAKADAMKKLAPRALWWFRWGAMFTFLTGVVLLMSVRAFSYFEASAVIWVGSLAGTLMFLNVWLIIWPKQKVVLGLAEGDGPAAAAKAGLASRTNTLFSGPMLFGMLGAKHAPFIEASTTGLIACAVVLLALEANALFGKLGPLASVKGVIHMSVALTVVIGALLYLL; encoded by the coding sequence ATGATTATCGAGTTTATTTTCCGCTGGGCTCACGTGCTGTTCGGGGTCACCTGGATCGGCATGCTGTATTACTTCAACTTCGTGCAAACCGAGTACTTCAAGGAAGCTGAGGCCCCGGCCAAGGCGGACGCGATGAAGAAACTGGCGCCCAGGGCGTTGTGGTGGTTCCGCTGGGGGGCGATGTTTACCTTCCTGACCGGCGTGGTATTGCTGATGTCGGTGCGCGCCTTTAGCTACTTTGAGGCGAGCGCAGTGATCTGGGTCGGTTCCCTGGCCGGTACCCTGATGTTCCTCAACGTCTGGCTGATCATCTGGCCGAAGCAGAAGGTCGTGCTTGGGCTGGCCGAGGGTGACGGGCCGGCGGCTGCTGCCAAGGCGGGCCTGGCATCGCGCACCAACACCCTGTTCTCCGGGCCCATGCTGTTTGGCATGCTGGGGGCCAAACATGCGCCGTTTATTGAAGCCAGTACCACCGGCCTGATCGCCTGCGCCGTGGTCCTGCTGGCGCTGGAAGCCAATGCGCTGTTCGGCAAGCTGGGGCCGCTGGCCAGCGTCAAGGGCGTGATTCACATGAGTGTTGCGCTGACTGTCGTGATCGGGGCGCTGCTGTACCTGCTGTAG